In Thioclava sp. GXIMD2076, one DNA window encodes the following:
- a CDS encoding CCA tRNA nucleotidyltransferase, with product MRLNDDWLKAPATRAVMRMLEEAGHQALFVGGCVRNAALGAEVSDLDIATDAPPERVIQLAEQAGLKPIPTGIDHGTVTVISDHIPHEITTFRRDEETDGRHAVVAFSDDIAEDAARRDFTMNALYARSDGEILDPLGSGLADLQARHLRFVGVPEDRIREDYLRILRFFRFTAWYGAPENGPDAEGLAACATLAEGIDELARERIGAEMRKLLAAPDPAPVLATMARSGILTRILPEADPKALPILIYLEDGLPPDPLRRLACLTPGPATASLRLSRAEAKRLARLREAAQEIGSATEMGYRLGAGDGRDAWLIRSALLEMPVAPDWAAQITHGAAQVFPVSAKDLLPQVQGKALGEKLAELETRWIGSGFTLDRAQLLD from the coding sequence ATGAGGCTGAACGATGATTGGCTGAAGGCCCCCGCCACACGGGCCGTCATGCGCATGCTGGAAGAGGCTGGGCATCAGGCGCTGTTCGTCGGGGGATGTGTGCGCAACGCGGCCCTCGGTGCGGAGGTCAGTGATCTCGATATCGCCACCGACGCTCCGCCCGAACGGGTCATTCAACTGGCCGAACAAGCGGGGCTGAAGCCCATTCCCACAGGGATCGATCATGGCACGGTGACGGTGATCTCGGATCACATCCCGCACGAGATCACCACCTTCCGCCGCGACGAGGAAACCGATGGGCGCCATGCCGTCGTGGCCTTCTCGGACGATATTGCCGAAGATGCCGCGCGGCGCGATTTCACCATGAACGCACTTTATGCCCGTTCGGATGGCGAGATCCTCGATCCTCTGGGCAGCGGTCTGGCGGATCTGCAGGCCCGTCATCTGCGGTTTGTGGGCGTCCCCGAGGACCGTATCCGCGAGGATTACCTGCGCATTCTGCGGTTTTTCCGCTTCACCGCGTGGTATGGCGCGCCCGAGAACGGCCCCGATGCCGAGGGTCTGGCCGCCTGCGCCACCTTGGCCGAGGGCATCGACGAGCTGGCCCGCGAACGGATCGGGGCGGAGATGCGCAAACTACTGGCAGCCCCCGACCCTGCGCCTGTTCTTGCAACAATGGCCCGGAGCGGCATCCTGACCCGCATCCTGCCCGAGGCGGATCCCAAGGCCCTTCCGATCCTGATCTATCTCGAGGACGGCCTTCCCCCCGATCCGCTACGGCGGTTGGCCTGCCTCACCCCGGGACCTGCAACCGCATCTTTACGACTGTCCCGCGCCGAGGCCAAACGGCTGGCGCGCTTGCGCGAGGCCGCTCAGGAGATCGGCTCGGCCACCGAGATGGGCTACCGGCTCGGCGCCGGCGACGGGCGTGACGCATGGCTCATCCGCTCGGCTCTGCTGGAAATGCCGGTTGCACCGGACTGGGCCGCGCAAATCACCCATGGGGCCGCACAGGTCTTTCCCGTCAGCGCCAAAGACCTGCTGCCGCAGGTGCAGGGCAAGGCGCTGGGAGAAAAACTGGCCGAGCTCGAAACCCGCTGGATCGGCAGCGGGTTCACACTTGATCGTGCGCAACTGCTGGACTGA
- a CDS encoding ABC transporter ATP-binding protein produces MINPFRHASSAPPTRLGRFLVWCLRGAWGVITLSAVLSAAAGAMEVVSAWLLGRVIDSLISTTAGSLWSDHAVILGGFVLFYLVIRPLVFGLSSAANHLLLQPNIFPQVLSRLHRHTMGQSVTFFDNDFAGRIAQKQMQTARAVTDVAQGSIETGMFALSSILGSAAMLAAIDGWSALALLLWMIAMVLVIRAFLPRVRVRSKDRASARAMVSGQVVDTITNIKTVKLFANTQHEDREALEAMESFRMRAISFGRVSTSYRTAQMALSGLLPVILVGGTVLLWRQGGASAGDVAAAGAIAMRIAQMSGWVSMSLMQIYGSIGEAEDGMNTLAATHGLTDSPDAADIERAQGALRFDHVSFTYGRGEGGLQDVYLDIPKGQRVGIVGASGAGKSTLVALLLRLYDTEKGAVRLDDTDIRTLTQESLRRQIAMVTQETAMFNRSARENILYGRPDASEDEIIAAAKAAEAHEFILDLEDHKGNRGYDAMLGERGVKLSGGQRQRIALARAFLKNAPILVLDEATSALDSEVEAQVQEALTNVMSDKTVLAIAHRLSTIAEMDRIVVMDKGRIAEDGTHDELLGRNGLYARYWNRQSGGFIGAEDALDAAQ; encoded by the coding sequence ATGATAAACCCCTTCCGCCATGCCAGTTCCGCGCCCCCCACCCGTCTGGGCCGCTTTCTCGTCTGGTGCCTGCGTGGTGCATGGGGCGTGATTACGCTCTCGGCGGTGCTTTCGGCTGCGGCAGGCGCGATGGAGGTTGTCTCCGCATGGCTTCTGGGCCGCGTGATCGACAGCCTGATCTCTACGACGGCTGGCAGTCTCTGGTCCGATCACGCGGTCATCCTAGGCGGCTTCGTGCTGTTCTATCTGGTGATCCGGCCGCTGGTCTTCGGCCTGTCCTCTGCGGCCAACCACCTGCTGTTACAACCTAATATCTTCCCTCAGGTGCTCTCGCGCCTGCACCGCCATACGATGGGCCAGTCCGTTACCTTCTTCGATAACGACTTCGCGGGCCGCATCGCGCAAAAGCAGATGCAAACGGCGCGCGCGGTCACGGATGTCGCGCAGGGCAGTATCGAGACCGGCATGTTCGCGCTCTCCTCTATCCTGGGCTCGGCTGCAATGTTGGCCGCAATCGACGGCTGGTCAGCGCTGGCGCTGCTGTTATGGATGATCGCGATGGTTCTGGTAATCCGCGCCTTCCTGCCCCGTGTGCGCGTGCGCTCGAAAGATCGCGCCTCGGCCCGCGCGATGGTTTCGGGTCAGGTGGTAGATACGATCACCAATATCAAGACCGTCAAACTGTTCGCCAATACCCAGCATGAGGACCGCGAAGCCCTGGAGGCGATGGAGAGCTTCCGCATGCGGGCCATTTCCTTCGGGCGCGTCTCGACCAGCTACCGCACCGCCCAGATGGCCCTATCGGGGCTCCTGCCGGTCATTCTGGTGGGGGGCACGGTGCTGTTATGGCGGCAGGGCGGGGCAAGTGCGGGGGATGTCGCTGCGGCCGGTGCCATCGCCATGCGTATCGCGCAGATGTCGGGCTGGGTCTCGATGTCGCTCATGCAGATCTATGGCTCGATCGGCGAGGCCGAGGACGGGATGAACACGCTCGCCGCCACCCATGGGCTGACCGACAGCCCTGACGCTGCGGATATCGAGCGTGCACAAGGGGCGCTCCGCTTCGATCATGTCAGCTTCACCTATGGTCGTGGCGAGGGCGGGCTGCAGGATGTCTATCTCGATATTCCCAAAGGCCAGCGCGTCGGCATCGTAGGGGCGTCGGGCGCGGGAAAATCCACGCTCGTGGCCCTCCTTCTGCGGCTATATGACACCGAAAAAGGGGCTGTCCGGCTGGATGATACCGATATCCGCACCCTCACCCAGGAGAGCCTGCGCCGCCAGATCGCGATGGTCACGCAGGAGACGGCCATGTTCAACCGCTCCGCGCGGGAGAACATTCTCTATGGCCGCCCCGATGCCAGCGAGGACGAGATTATCGCAGCCGCAAAAGCCGCAGAAGCCCATGAGTTCATCCTCGATCTCGAGGACCACAAGGGCAATCGCGGCTATGACGCGATGCTGGGCGAGCGCGGCGTGAAACTGTCGGGCGGACAGCGCCAGCGGATTGCCCTCGCACGCGCCTTCCTCAAGAACGCACCCATTCTGGTGCTGGACGAGGCCACATCCGCACTCGATTCCGAGGTGGAGGCACAAGTGCAGGAAGCGCTGACCAATGTCATGTCAGACAAGACCGTGCTGGCCATCGCCCACCGCCTGTCGACCATCGCCGAGATGGACCGGATCGTGGTCATGGATAAAGGCAGGATCGCC
- a CDS encoding CoA pyrophosphatase, protein MSDLSSRLQAALARPGRPSSDYDLNEAMTLPAGRVLRPAAVLVAFEDTARGPQLYLTKRSSHLKHHPGQIAFPGGKVDAGDADVVATALREAREEIGLPSENVEILGQLDPHETVTSFSMVPVLARVTTPFIPNPEPGEVEEVFTVPFAHITPANFRIEGRRWRGTWRSYYAAPYGPYYIWGATGRILRSLADRLAQV, encoded by the coding sequence ATGAGTGACCTCTCGTCCCGGTTACAGGCCGCCTTGGCCCGACCGGGGCGGCCCTCTTCGGATTATGATCTGAACGAGGCGATGACTTTGCCTGCGGGGCGCGTCCTGCGCCCTGCGGCCGTGCTGGTGGCTTTCGAGGACACGGCTCGGGGACCGCAGCTTTATCTGACCAAGCGCTCCTCGCATCTCAAGCACCATCCCGGCCAGATCGCCTTTCCGGGCGGCAAGGTCGATGCCGGTGATGCCGATGTCGTGGCGACCGCTCTGCGCGAGGCGCGCGAGGAAATCGGCCTGCCCTCCGAGAATGTCGAGATTCTGGGCCAGCTCGACCCGCATGAGACGGTGACCAGCTTCTCGATGGTGCCGGTTCTGGCCCGCGTCACCACACCCTTCATCCCGAACCCCGAGCCGGGCGAGGTAGAGGAGGTCTTTACCGTGCCGTTCGCGCATATCACCCCCGCCAATTTCCGTATCGAGGGCCGGCGCTGGCGCGGCACATGGCGCAGTTATTATGCCGCGCCTTATGGACCCTATTATATATGGGGCGCGACGGGGCGGATCCTGCGGTCTCTGGCAGACAGGCTGGCGCAGGTATGA
- a CDS encoding Hsp33 family molecular chaperone HslO — protein sequence MSTLSQIAWDDTVLPFQLDRSDIRGRVARLDGVLENVLMQHDYPAVVEALVAEVALLTAMIGQTIKLRWKLSLQVRGDGPIRIIATDYYAPTADGEPARIRAWASFDKERLDEAGPGFEQIGKGYFAVLMDQGEGTTPYQGITPLAGGSLTACAQAYFAQSEQLPTRFQLAFGRATLPGQSEAWRAGGVMLQHMPPASPLRAPEEGGTESEGLLTAEDILDGEEGENWNRANILLDTVDEIELIGPRIHATDLLVRLFHEEQPRVFDPQRVEFGCTCSADKVRNSLSIYSARDIGTMTTEAGIVTADCQFCGAHYEFDPKSLGFEATINPDGSSVEAKDE from the coding sequence ATGAGTACGCTATCCCAAATCGCCTGGGACGATACAGTTCTGCCATTCCAGCTCGACCGTTCCGACATCCGTGGACGTGTTGCACGGCTGGACGGGGTTCTGGAGAACGTCCTGATGCAGCATGACTACCCTGCCGTCGTCGAGGCGCTCGTGGCAGAGGTCGCCCTGCTGACCGCAATGATCGGCCAGACCATCAAGCTGCGCTGGAAACTGTCGCTGCAGGTGCGTGGTGACGGTCCGATCCGCATTATCGCGACCGATTACTATGCCCCCACCGCCGATGGCGAGCCTGCCCGTATCCGCGCATGGGCGAGCTTCGACAAGGAACGCCTCGACGAGGCGGGCCCCGGTTTCGAGCAGATCGGCAAAGGCTATTTCGCCGTTCTGATGGATCAGGGCGAAGGCACGACCCCCTATCAGGGCATCACGCCTCTGGCTGGTGGCTCGCTGACCGCCTGCGCGCAGGCCTATTTCGCGCAATCCGAACAGCTGCCGACCCGCTTCCAGCTGGCCTTCGGCCGCGCCACCCTGCCAGGCCAGTCCGAAGCATGGCGCGCCGGTGGTGTGATGCTGCAGCATATGCCGCCCGCCTCGCCCCTGCGCGCGCCCGAAGAGGGCGGCACCGAGAGCGAGGGCCTGCTGACCGCCGAGGACATCCTTGATGGCGAGGAAGGCGAGAACTGGAACCGCGCGAATATCCTTCTGGACACGGTCGACGAGATCGAGCTGATCGGGCCGCGCATCCATGCGACCGATCTTCTGGTGCGATTGTTTCACGAGGAACAACCGCGCGTCTTCGATCCGCAGCGCGTGGAATTTGGCTGCACCTGCTCGGCCGACAAGGTCCGCAACAGCCTGTCGATCTACTCGGCCCGCGATATCGGCACGATGACCACCGAAGCCGGCATTGTCACCGCCGATTGCCAGTTCTGCGGTGCGCATTACGAGTTCGACCCGAAATCGCTCGGCTTCGAGGCCACGATCAACCCCGATGGATCGTCCGTCGAGGCCAAGGATGAGTGA